A stretch of Prosthecodimorpha staleyi DNA encodes these proteins:
- the hflK gene encoding FtsH protease activity modulator HflK: MPWSNQSGGGGWRGGGGGGGGGPWGSPPRGPSGGGGGQPPDLEDLLRKSQDRLKSILPGGGGGGGFGGKGIALVAAGALVLWLVTGFYRVEPDETGVELVLGKVTSRTSPGLNYNFPYPIGSVYTPRVLSVRELTVGMRETDTGRGITVRDVPEESLMLTGDENLVDVDFKVQWVVKDAAAFLFAIQKPEETVKAVAESAMREVIGRSNIQPILTEDRRRIEISVRELMQKTLDDYKSGVEIRLVQMQKVDPPSDVIDAFRDVQAARIDAERLQNEAHSYANRIVPEARGEGAKILNAAQAYLRQTVEDARGQADRFVKVYDEYAKAPQITRERLYLETMERVFGGMDKVILDQSGNAQGVVPYLPLDRVNRAAPGGNPRTGGQP; this comes from the coding sequence ATGCCTTGGAGTAACCAGAGCGGTGGTGGCGGTTGGCGAGGCGGCGGCGGCGGCGGGGGCGGCGGTCCCTGGGGCTCGCCGCCACGCGGCCCCTCGGGCGGTGGCGGCGGACAGCCGCCGGACCTGGAGGATCTGCTGCGCAAGAGCCAGGATCGGCTGAAGAGCATTCTCCCGGGTGGCGGTGGCGGCGGCGGGTTCGGCGGCAAGGGCATCGCCCTGGTGGCGGCCGGGGCCCTCGTTCTATGGCTGGTGACCGGGTTCTATCGGGTCGAGCCGGACGAGACCGGCGTCGAACTGGTGCTCGGCAAGGTCACCTCGCGCACCAGCCCGGGTCTGAACTATAATTTCCCCTATCCGATCGGGTCGGTCTACACGCCGCGCGTGCTGAGCGTGCGCGAACTGACCGTCGGCATGCGGGAGACCGACACCGGTCGCGGCATCACGGTCCGCGACGTTCCGGAAGAAAGCCTGATGCTGACCGGCGACGAGAATCTCGTCGATGTCGACTTCAAGGTGCAGTGGGTGGTCAAGGACGCGGCGGCCTTCCTGTTCGCGATCCAGAAGCCCGAGGAAACCGTCAAGGCGGTTGCTGAAAGCGCGATGCGCGAGGTGATCGGCCGCAGCAACATCCAGCCGATCCTGACCGAGGACCGGCGCCGCATCGAAATTTCGGTGCGCGAACTGATGCAGAAGACGCTGGACGACTACAAGTCGGGCGTCGAGATCCGGCTCGTGCAGATGCAGAAGGTCGACCCGCCCTCCGACGTGATCGACGCCTTCCGCGACGTGCAGGCGGCGCGCATCGATGCCGAGCGGCTGCAGAACGAGGCGCATTCCTACGCCAACCGGATCGTGCCGGAGGCACGCGGCGAGGGCGCCAAGATCCTCAACGCCGCCCAGGCCTATCTGCGCCAGACCGTCGAGGACGCGCGCGGCCAGGCCGATCGCTTCGTCAAGGTCTATGACGAATATGCCAAGGCGCCGCAGATCACCCGCGAGCGTCTCTATCTCGAAACCATGGAGCGGGTGTTCGGCGGCATGGACAAGGTCATTCTCGACCAGTCCGGCAATGCGCAGGGCGTCGTGCCCTACCTGCCGCTCGACCGCGTCAACCGCGCCGCCCCCGGCGGCAACCCGCGCACGGGAGGCCAGCCGTGA